The DNA segment TTTGAAATACATTGTAACAAATTGCGGTAATGTTCCAATATATTTATTAAAACTGTATGTTCATATAATTTGTGAAGAATATGTAAAAGAAGGAAATAAGACCGTGACAAAGTATGTATACAAAGACTATAATATAAATATATATAATTGGTTGAATCCGGGCAAAATTTATAGATATTGTACGTTAATATGTAAGTTAGTCTGTGCATCAATTACCTTATGTTATAAGGCTCTATGTAATACCATGTACTCTACTGTTAACACATAATAATGCGTTTAAGAAAAAGAAAATGCATATGATACTTACAGCAGATGAAGCAACATTTTATTCTCTCTCGCCATTACCAGAAAGAATTCTACCAATTGCAAGAAAGAATAGATATCCTCCCTACGGTTTGAGAAAAATAGAGGCGATTACAAATTCTATAATACTACCACCGTCAAAAATTAGAAAACCAGATATTCTCGGGATTTATGTTAATGACCCGTTAGCGTTAACTCAGCCTTCCTTAGCAATAAAAGAGGCTTTCGGCGAAAATCCGAGGTTCTATTATTCTTTCCAAAAATTTTCTGCAAAAATAAGAGAACTTAAATCAAGATTTAAATTTAAAGTGATCGTTGGAGGTCCAGGGGCATGGGAATTAGTGGAAAAGAAGGAAGATTGGATTGATACTATAGTAGTTGGCGAGGCAGAAAACGTTATTCACAAGGCTATAGCAGAGGATGGTATAATTATAGGAACTCCTGCTGAAAAATTTTACCCAATTAAAGCTCCATCAGCAATGGCTGAAGTTGAAGTTATGAGAGGAAATAGGAAAATTCCCAGGGAAGTAATACTGAGTGAGATGAAAATTCAGTCTATCCAAGGTAAAGTAAATTTGATTTCTCCTGACCTTTTCTCCTACGGCGATGAGGAGGAAATAATTTCCTTATTGAAAATGTCGTCTAAATTCGGTAAGGTATTCTTTAATCAAATAAGCTTGAAAGGAATTAGTAAGGTAGACTTAAGGCAAGTGAGTAGAATATTAAATCTTAATGAGAAGAATTATAGAACTCCAGTACTTAGCAAAGAGCCTGGAGTCTGTAACGTTAAAGTAGAAGGAGACGAGATTAAGGAATTAAATAATAATTTTATTTATCCAATGATTTTTATTCCTTCAGATTCTATTTCCTCGCTTGAGGGCTACAAAGCTTTAGTTATACCTTTACCCAATGAGAGAGATGAATATTATGAGGCATTATATAAATCTTGGAATATAAGCAGAAAAATTATTAAAAATAGAATAATAATTTCATTAGTAGATAAGATCATTTTAAAGAATAAAGAGACAAAAGGCGAATTTTTGAGAAAATTAAACGTAAGAAGTCCTATTTTTCTCTTACAGTTATTCAGTTTATTGCTCAAGAGTTAATGAATGAAGTTTTGTAATATTCTTAAAAATCATATCATAATACGGTAAACTTTTAAATTATGCTTATGAAAATGATTTTATGATAAGAGTAGAAAACCTAGTTAAGTTTTATGGGAATTTTCAAGCTTTGAAGGGGGAAAGTTTTACAGTTAACGATGGCGAAATAGTAGGCTTTGTTGGTTTAAACGGCGCAGGCAAAACTACGACCATTAAGATTGCAACTGGTGTTCTTTATCCTACTTCTGGTGACGTAGTTATAGACGGATATAGCATAACTAAGGATAAGAAAAAGGCCTCAGAAAATGTAGGTTGGGTTCCAGAACTTCCAATTTTTGAGCAGGACGTAAAAGCTTTAGATTATTTTGTTTATATTGCAGGATATTACAAAATTCCTACAAACGAAGCTAGAAGCATGGGGAAAAGGCTGTTTGAGGAAGTAGGTCTTTCAGGAAGAGAAAATGATAAATTAAAGAACTATTCTCAAGGAATGAAGAAGAGGTTTGCCTTAGCAGTTTCTTTAATTTCTAACCCAAAGAATTTCCTATTTGATGAGGTACTTAACGGATTAGATCCGGAAGGCATACAGTTTTTTAGAAATTTAGCATTAAGGCTGAAGAAAGAAGGGAAGGCTATACTATTTTCCTCTCACATACTTTCAGAAGTAGAATCTTTAGCAGATAGAGTAGTGTTTTTGCATAAAGGCAAAATAGTTAAGGAAGAAAGAATGGAAGATTTAAGGAAACTAGTTTCCACAAACGCTTTAAGGGTAATTCTCAATTCTCCGTCAGAGGAAGCACTAAAGGCTTGTAAGGATTTTGGAGAGCCTACATTAAATAACGGAGTAATAATAATACAGAACTTTAAGGGAGATCTAGAGGACGTTGTAAGAGCGTTAAAACCTTACGGAATACTTGATATTGGTTATGTAAGGCAGGATCTTGAAAGCTTGTTCTTCCAAATAATTGGTGGCAATCAATGAATCCCATCATTTATGATTTTAAAAGGTCCTTCTTTAGATTATCTGTTCTCATCTTTTTAGTAGTATTTGCCGTATTAGGCATAGGAATAGGTTATTTAGTTTATAATGCGTCAATAGCAAATTTACCTCGATCTTCATATTATGATTTGAATTTTGTCGGAGTAACTTTTAATTATAATGGAACAGTTATAATTTGCGGATACGTGTTCGATAATCAAGGTAACCCGTTAGTAGCTACGGTAGAGTTGTTAAGTCATACTGGCAAAGTCATATCTATAACGCAAAGTAACTCCTCAGGATTTTTCGTTATTCAAGGTAGTAATGCAAGCTGTATAGCTGTTAAATATTCAACTTATCAAGAAAAGGCTAATATAAGTTCATCTGAGGCATACAAGACCATAAGTATTACACCTCAACAACCATTTCATATAATTTATAATATAACAGAATTTTACAATTATAAATCGAATAGTGGTAATATTCTAGTAATAATTACTGGAGTTAAGGGTTGCGTGGGAAAATTAATTCTTGTCAGCATTTTTAAAAGGGGCATACTTAATTTAACCTTCTATAACGAGAGATTAAAAACCATAGGATCTTGTACTATTAACTATTCCTCTTATATAACTATTACTAAATTAAAAATCAAACCCGGAACACAATTTATTTCCATAGAAGGTGGAAATGCCCCGGCATTTGGATTTAGAACTATGCTTGAATACTATCCTATACCGTATATAGAATACGCAATTAACCAAGGCGTTATTTCAACCTCTTCCTTATTCCAACTATTCTTCCCAATAATAATGATATACCTAGCTTACGTACTTTATTCCAAGCTTATAGATGGCGGAGCAGTAGAGTTTATAATATCGAGACCGTTAACTAGGGCAGACTTTTATCTAACCAGGCTTACCAGCGGATTATTAACTGGAGTAGTGACTAGTATTATATTTAGCTTGATAGTAGGTGATACCTTTTCAGCTTTAGTACATTATTTTCCAAGCTTTGTAGTTAGTATGATGATAATAGAATTAGTTTCAATTCTCAGTTTCTATTACATACTTTCTTTCATGTTAAGCAATTTCATTAAATCTGCGTCAGCAACCCTTGGTATTTCAATAGCATTATTTTTCATTATCAGAATAGTTGAAGGGCTATTGCCAATATTTTTACCGACTAACGTAGTAAATATAGTAGGTTATTACGTAAATCCCACATCCATTTGCTCTGTTGCAATGTACTTATCAACTCATTTAACTTTAGCAGGAGCACCGTTTAATTTAGGAATATCTATAGCTGCACAGTTAGCTTGGCTTATAGGTCTATCATTACTGGGGTACTTAAAGTTCAGAAGGATGGATCTCTGACTTCTCTTAAAGATAAAGGCTTTTCTTTGCCTTAGTTGCAGTTTTAGTAATTTTGTCTCTTTTTATTAAAGGATAATAAAGTAAAGCTGAAAAGAATCCTAATAAGATTAGCTATTAAAGATAATCATTCATTAAAAACCTGCATAAGAAGAACCCAGTACTCTGCTTAATGCAGATAACATTCCGTAAATTCCTATCTCTCTTCCTCTTATATCGTCTCTGGATGATGAGGAAGAAATATTATATACTCACTAATTCTTGATTATGTTGTACAATAACTAAATAAGAATTAAATCTAAATATAAAGGAAATAATCATAAAAAAGTTATATAGATTTAGTAAGAAAAATTTATAAACATAGGTACGCATTTTTTATCATGAACAATTTCCTTCTCCTCTTCGGAATAGCGTTCTCAATGCTTGTCGTAATGATTTACGTAATTTATGAAGTAGAGAAATGGAAGAGCGAAAGAAGAGTACTTACAGCTTTATACATTGAAGGAATGATGTTAACAATGAACATTGGTGCTTACCTTTATATCGCTTACCATTGTCTATTCTATTTTCTAATAATTAACGGGGCTTATGCATTCCTTGGTTTATATTCCATCCTTTCAATTAAAAGTATAAGGAGAAGAGGAGTTATTTACGCGATCTTTTCTCTATTTATGGTTATTTCAGAGTTCTTCATGGGTTCACTATTCGTAGTTCTGCAAACAGGGAAGCCAGTTACGATAGATTCTTCCGTAGAGAACGTTTGGTTTGTGAGCGTAATGCTTGCAGAAATGTCCTTTACTTTCTATTTATCCTTCAGAAAATTAGATAAAATTACTAGAAACTATCTTCTTTCACTACTTTTATTAATGCCTTGGTTCCCTGCACTCTTCCCCAACGTTGTTATACCTTTCTGGGCTTCAGCAATAATAATGATAGGAGCAACCATAATGATATATGAAACGCTTTATAATCAAAGGCTAAGGGCAAATCAAGAGACCTTTACAACAATGGAGTTAATGGCAATATATATGTTAATGATGCTAGGAGAGTTCTTGTACTTTATTTATTCAACTCTTGTAGTATTCGACGTTTCAATGATGATAGCCATGTCTTGGTTTATCTTTAGGTCTCTAGCGGGTCCAAATTCGATAAAAGGAAACTATTTAAGGAATTCTAAATTAGCTTTTGGAATAATATTCCTAACCTTCGTCATGGAATTCTTTATGGGAGGGACACTGGATTTCGTTGAAGGGGTATTTTCTCCCGGAATAAGCGGTTTCATTTCAAGTTTATCGTTACCTTGGTTGCCGTTAAATAATGTACAAGGTGCAATATGGGATTTCATAGATATAGTTGGAAGCGTGCTAGGTAGTGTATGGTTTTTAATAATGATGGGGATAGAAATGGGATTCTTAGCTTTTAAGAAAATGATGGAAATGCACGTCAGGGAAGTTAGAGTAAGGATGATGTTAATGATAATAGCTTATGCTATTTACTCAATTTATATACCTACCTTCTCTCCAATATCTTCTATTTCGCAATACGTTCCTTATTTATGGTCTATGGGAATAGGAACTATTGCTCCGGTAAGTAATTCCGTCCTCGTCGGTCTAATAGGTACTTACGTGGTATATGCAATACTCTCTTTCTTGTTCGGTAGTAGGAATTTATGTGCAGTCACTTGTACTGCGCCTTTAATGTATCAAGGAAACTTTTATGACGCGTTAAAAGTGTATAATAGAACTTCAAGGCTTGGAAAGAAGACCTTAACTTCTAAGCTTTCTCCTTGGTATAAAGCAATAGCCTTAGGGGTTTCGATTTTCGTATTGGCTTCTGCAGTTATATCTTACCTAAACAGCGAGGGAGTCATACATTTTACGGTATATGGTGTAGATATTACCTTACTTATATACTTTATCTGGTTTGACATAATGTGGTATATTCTCTTCATATCTATTCCTTTCCTAGGAACTTTCGCTTGTGTAACTACTGGCTATTGCTACTGGGGAGTATTTAATCAAGCAGTAAGCAGAATAGGATTATTTAGGCTAAAAGTGAAAGACCCTCAACAGTGCTTAAATTGTAAGACTGTGGACTGTGCAAATGCTTGCCCAGTTGGGCTTACTGACATGAGGGCTTACTTCATAAAGAATGGAGAGTTCAAGTCAATGAAATGCATAGGCATAGGAGAATGTGTAAACGCTTGTCCTTATGATAATATCATGTTCTACGACGTTAGACATTGGTTAAGGGAAAAATTTGGTAAAAGTAAGTAGTTGAACATGGGAGACTTTTTCTTACTTTCAATAATTGCTGGAGTAATGGTTGCGATTATCGTATTTTTACTTCACGAGGCTGAGAGAGTAAAGAGTAAGTTAGGCTTTTCTCTAGTTATTTTTGGCTTCGTAATGATGATTACCATGTTTTTAGGTGCGAGCTTTTACTTGCTGTTTCCTAGTAAACTGTCTCTTGCTGAGGCAATATTAATAAATAATTTTACGATGGTTGCCTACATTCTTTTGGTATTCCCTTTCATTAAGAAGTTTAAGGTAAAATTTGAGATGAACTCTATAAGTTCATTAAGTATATCTCTTCTCGCAGTTGCAAATGAGATTTTGATGAGCCTAACTTTTAATATTGCTTGTGAGGTGAACAATTTATTTTACTTTACGTTCAATGGTGGTTGGTTCTTTTATCCTATGATGGTCGAAATGCTTTCAATTTATTTAATTCACTACATCGAGGGTGAGTTTAGGAAAGATTTATTTCCTTTAATAGGTATAACCTCTTTCCCACCCACGCTTATAGACAACATTAAGTGGTTTTATTCGTCCTTGGCTATTTCCTTGGCTTTAAGCGGATTAGGAGTAATAAATAGTAAAGGCTTTATAAGATGGATATATGTAATATTAATTTTATCTTTATTATTACTATTATTCAAGGTTTACATAATCTACGACGTTGCAATTACTGTGTCGATGATAACTTATTATTTCTCACTACTCAGTCAATAAATTCTACCTCTTCTATGCTTTTCTTCGCAAGCTCTTCTTCTCTCCTAAATAATGCCCTAGTTTTGAGGAATTTTGCAGTAGCTATACTAAAACAATCTGCTAATGAAATTGAATGTATACATTTGCATTCTGCAGCATATTTTAAAATTTTAGGTTTGACACCTACTATTTCATAATACCCAGATTTTATTATACTCTTAATAATCTCTTCCGCTTTTTCTTTCCCGATTTTCCTACAAAGAACGTAATATACTTCTGTGAGATTAACAGTGTTGATATAAGGTATAATCTCTTGATTCAATATCTTTTCATAATAATCTCTAAATTCCCCTTCAAGAAACGATAATATAACTCCAGAATCAAGAACTATTTTCGTCTTCTTTACGTCCATTTAAGAGTTCCTCGTATAAATTCGCTCCTTTAGCTATTCCAAATAATTTTTCAGCAGTTTTCCTATCCTTAAACTTCTTCTCAATTAAATAGTTTATAACGTCGTCGTAGGATACTCTCTTACCGGTCTTTTTTTCGAGCATTCCTGCAATTTCTGTAAGCTTCTTCTTAGTTTCTGGCTTTACTTTTATGCTTTCCATATTTTCTACTTTTTCCACCAGATATTTAAGCATTAGTAGAAACTGGAAAGATTAACAATAAAAAGGTCTAGCTAAATAGATACGCGTGAGAAAGGAAGAATTCCTGCTTATACTCTCATCTTCATTGTCAGGATTGATAATGGGTAGTAATTCTATAATTATTTCACTTTATCTTCTCTCTTTGGGTTTATCTGCATTAGAAATTGGAGAATTACTTTCCTTGGGAGTTTTAGTAGGTTCTTTTATTTCTCTCATTTTATCATTTCTTGGCGACCTTTATGGGAGGAAGAAATTTGTCATAATTTCTAGGTTGGCAAGTACAGTATCCTTCTTCTTTCTTTTTCTAGGTATTCCTATTGCATACATATTCTCATTAACCTGGGGTGCGGGCGGACTTCTATTCTCCCTATTAGCAGAAAAATCAGAGAATTTAGATAAATCGCTTGGCCTTAGACAAAGCCTTACCATCTTATTTTCAGTTATAGGTAGTTTGTTTCCAATATTTATAGAATATAAAGGAATACTTCTCTTAGATGTTTTAATAAACCTAATAGCCTTACTCCTAGTTCTTCCAGTAAGGGAAAAGTTCAAGGGTAGTAAAAAGTTAAAGATAAGTAGCGTTAAAGTTGTATCAAAGTTCTCAACAGAGGCAATAATAGGTTTGGGAGCAGGGTTGGTAATCCCATTAATGTCCCTCTGGTTTTATTTAAAGTTCGGAGTAACGGGAGCAGAAATGAGCCCAGTTTTCGCGATATCAGAGTTAACTTTAGCCTTCAGTAGTTACGGCTCTGTTTTATTAGCCGAAAGGCTTGGAAGAGTTAAAACAATAGTTTATACTCATTCCTTGGCCATAGTTCTCCTCTTTCTACTACCCTTGTCGCCAGATTTTTTAATAGCTTCGTTAATATTCGTTAGTAGAAATGTATTAATGAATATGACTTCTCCAGTATTTGAAAGTTTCCTCTTAAGGTTAATTCCTGAGGAAGAAAGGGGAAGAGCAAATGGAATAGTGAACTTTATGGAATCCATACCAAGAGCTATAGGTCCAAGCATAGGAGGTTACTTCTTTAATGAGGGAAATTTAATTCTACCATTCTTCATTACGGGTTTCCTTTACTCCTTCGCTACAATACTTTTCTTTATTTGGTTTAAGAGAGAGGAACATCTTTAAACCTTGTTTCACATATTTATTAAAATGCTAGAGTCAATACTGCCAAACTCAATACTGATTGACGCAGGAAATAGGAAAGAATTTACAGACCCTAACTTTGTAGTATCATTATTCCTACTGCCTTTTATGTACGAGAAAAAGCCGGAAGAGAAAGAATACCTAGAAGTTATTGAAAGCATAAAGTTTGAGTCTTACGACGAATTAAACGAGATAAGGAATAAGGATTTTCCAATGTATGCTACATATTTCCAACAAAAGGTTTTAAACGATTATATCTCTGGAAAGGAATACGCTCGAAACGCTATAAGCTTTTTACTCAACAAGTTTAAAGACGAAAAAGAAGCTGAAAAAATAAAGGAAGAATATGAGGACTTCATTCTAGATAAGTTGTCCTTAAAGGAGCTCTTTAAACCTTCGAGCTACGAAGAGCCAAAATATGTATTCCCCTATGTTTGGAAGTTTTATACTCCAAATTTTGATGAGGCTGTAAAGAAAGTGACCTCTGGGAAGGAAATAGTAAGCAATTACATGGGATTAACTACATACGTAATTTTAGTTTCTAAAGGGCTTTTCCCTTTCTTTAGGCCATACGTCTTCCTATCTAATTCTCCACCTAGAGTAGGCTTAAAGATGGGCGAGGTACTTATAGATCCCGAAGAGATTACGGTAACTCAGCTAAATGAAGACAGGCTTTCTTTTTCAAGAAAATTCCTAGAAATAGAATTAGGAAAATTGGATTCGAAGGAATTATCTTCATTTATAGAATCAAAAAGCGAAACTAGCAAGAGAATATTACTCTCCTCCCTCAGATACGCTAATTGGGCTTTAAAAAAGAGCGGAATTTCCTTAGAAGATGCGGTCCATTTATTTGTTAAATTGAGGGAATTAATTGATGACGTCGAGAGGGATTTTCAGAAGGCGATAGATAATGGCGTGGACTTTAAAGAAATTAAGGAGGAAGTTAAGAGGTACGGTTGGCTAAACCTGGAGGTTTCTCCTGCTGTAAATCCATTAGCATTAAAAAAATCAGTAAGACTTATATCAATTATGAAGGAGATTGGTGACATGTATTTTATTCCTTATTCTATAATAATGAGTGCTATAGTATCTACTTACGTTAGCGGGAAGGACTATAAATTGCTCCTTTATGGATTAAAGACAAACAAATTCATTTAAAAAGTCGAGGCATGAGTCATTTGAAGAAGGCATCCAATCCGCTCTTCCTATTTACAACTTTTTCTATGAACGCGTCACGAATTGGCAAGTATACTTTCTGGTAGAATTCCCTCTGATTTTGTAAAACCTCTTTAGGAAACGAAGAAACGTATTTTACAGTAGCTTCCCAAGCTTTATCGTAAGGGATTACAGCGTTTATTTTCTCCTTAATTTCCCTGTTATAATCTTCTGGAGTTTGCTCCTTATCGCCTATAACGAAAAGCCCGTTCTCTGGATTCTGGTAAACTTGTTCTCCAGCAACTGTTACTAAAATTCTATCTTTCCTAAATTCTGCGGGCAATTTTTGCCCGGTAACTTTAGGAGTGTAACCCTTACCGTAATACTTTGCCCATGCGTAAAATATTGCTCTATTTAATCCAAAAGACTCTGCCTTTGGCAAATCTCCGTAAAGTACATAATACCTTGCAGCCTGGACTATTCCCATTACTTGAAACCTTCCTATTTTACCTTGCGGAGTAGTTCTTCTTTCTGGCTTTATTCCCTCGTGAGTTGGCTTATACTCAAGGATTGCCTTAGAAAGCAATTCCTCAGTTTCGTCTTCTACATACCTTGAGAAGACTCCTTCCTCATGTCTAAAGCTGTCAGGCTTAGCCCAGTCTAAATTGAATTCGTGCAATTTATCTGGAGAAAAACAAACGGCTACATAATTCAATTCCTTGTGGAATGAGAGAGGTGCAGTGAATATTCTCTTTGCATCAATTAGCTCGTCGATTTTAAGTACTCCTCCTGATTCGTCTGAAAGCTTCTTTATTTCGTCCTTAACTTTCTTTAGTACATATTGAACTATTGCGTGGGCTGCAGTCAAAGGATCGTAATCTTTTGGTATAGCATTTTCGTTTATCCTTACGTGAATTCCCTCACCGCTCCATAGTAAATAAACAGACATTGAAACTCCTTCCTTATCTAGGGCAGAAATAATTACATCTGCTGCCTTTATTGCATATTCCCATTTATCTATCTTAGTGTCGATATCAAAGAAAGGGGTATAAGCGAATATTTTGTCTCCACTCACGTTTTCTTTATTCACTTTCTCGTACTTTCCTGCAGTTGCATAAACAGTCCTTGCGTTAAACCTCTTTACTAGAGAAGGAACCTCTTCCGGAGATGATATGGATAAAGGTTCTTTATCGTTATACCTTATCATTGTTTTTCCGTAAAGCGCAATCCACCTATTCTTTGAAAATTCAAAGATCTCCTTTTTTACTACCTCCTTGTTGTAATGAACAAGAAATTGTGATGACATAATTTCTCTAGTTAATACTCGAGTAATAAAATTAAAAAGGGCTATTAGCTTCTTTTATATAGGTAGTTTATTAATATAAATGTAAAAATTATTCTCCACAGTTATTAAAAGTTACATGGAAACGTTATAGCCTATTATCATTTTATTAAGTATATTCTAAATAATCAAATAAATTAATATTTTACTAAATTATACAAAGATTTATATATACGTTTTTATCATATATATCATGATTAGATATGGAAGTGCAAAAGCTTAAAGTTAAATTACCTTCAGGAAAGGAAGTAGGTCTGTTAGATGCCCTACTCTTCTGCTATGACATTTCTGATACTGACTTTAAGGTGTTGAAAGAGCTAATAAAGAACGGACCAAAAAATGAGGATGAGTTAGCAGCAGAGCTAAAGCTAAGCAAAGCTTCAGTTAATAGGTCATTAAATAAATTGCTTTCCATAGGTTTTGTTCAAAGAATGAAAGATCAAAGTTCTAAAGGAGGAAGACCGAGATTTATTTACTCTGCAATAAGTTCTGATGAGCTAGTAAATAAGATCTCAAGGGATTTCGAATATTGCGCAAAAATATTTATAAACATTACACCAGCGGAATTAAAATGAGCTAGATTAAATGCTTTAAAAATACCTTCCTTATTTAATTTTCTCCTTTTAAAGAAATCTAAGTTTCTTATGTAATTCTCAATTTTTTCAAAATTGGAATATCATAAGGATTTGACTTGAATATTGCTCATAAAGGTTCAATTGTTTATCATGAAATAAGACTTAAGATTGCGTATGGAGAGGTGCCCATTCTGACCTCCTCCTGGAAGGGTTTCCCTTCCAAAGGGTTCATCGATTCGGGTGGCTCAGAGAACCATTTGAGGGGACTTTCATTCACCTAGTCCCTTATTGCTGGTTGCTCATACTTGAGCTGGAGAGGAGCGCCACTAGTAGATAAACGAATAAATCTATAAGGGGGCTATCCATCCCCTTTCATCCCTTAACCCCTATCTCTGTAAGCTCTACTATAATTTCATCTAGTTTCTAACATCTCATCCATATTCCTAAAGTTATTCAGAGTTCAAATCCTTGATCAATAATTTTCTAAGAACTTCTCTAACATCCTTAGTCACTTTCTTACCTATTTCGCTTGAAGGCCCTGCAAAATACTCATTTCCTCCAATAGTACCTACAGCTATTGCATCACTTGCAGTTCCAGTAAATAGAAAATTAAGGTCCCTTAAGGCACCACTCTTTGCCTCAGTTATCGACCTAACTAAATCAACTAAGCCGTTTAAATTGAGCGGATAATTTACGAAGGCAGAAATATTTATTGTACAACCCGCATTTTCTCCACTCTCTCCTACTCCAGCAGAAATAAATAACTCTCCCCACGATGTTTGTTTAAATTCGTAATTTTTAGCGGCAGTTATGAATATTATAGTGTTGCCTTCTCTTAACTTCTCAACATCTTCAAAGGCATTTTTACAGTAGTTCTTGTTCACAAATAGTACCTTTATTTTATTAATGAAGTTAATTCCCTCCGGATAAAGTGCGGAGGTAAGTGTTAAGTAAGTCCTTCTTAAATGAAAAACCTTTATCATTAATTTCTTGTATCCACCTAAGTATTTAAGGTGGTTTAACATCTATTGCGACAACTGGACAAACGTTTACGCAGGCCATACAGAATATGCAAGCTTGTTCGTTTATTGGATCAGCCTTCTTTTCTGATGTGTCATACCATTGGAATACGTTTACTGGGCAAGCAGTTATACAAGAGCCGTCGGCAATGCATAAGTCTACTCTAACTACTGTTCCCAAGTTTTTTGGGCGGTTGGTATGGATCGTAAACTTTTATTCCTTGAATTTCTGTAACCACTTTTCTCGTAGTTCTATAATAGGTTCCCTAAATATCTCTCAATAATATGTAGATAAAACTGCTGTAGTGCCTATGCTTCATCTAATATCTTTACTCCTTGTGGTGTACTCATTATCCAGCAATAAAGAGTATATCCAAGTTGTGCTATTCCATTATAGTCATTGAATTCCATTCCTACTTGAATTGCATCTAGGTAATAAGAGCTTTCGTTTATTGTTGGGAATATTTTATTTATCCATTGAAATTCGTCCTTTATAAAGAATGTTAAGGGAATACTAACCTTTCCTTCTAGATTTTGGTTTGATAAATAATATACTCCTATCCAACCGTTAGAAGAACCTGTGTGAGGTAAAATGTAAACAGTAAATGTACACGTAATTTTGCTTCCGTTTACACAAATAGGTACTTGTACTTCTCCCACTTTTATGAAGTAGGAAGAGAGAGTCTCATTGTGGTATAACCAGATCATTAGTTCAATGTCAGGAAAAGCTAAATACGTAGTGTTAGGATTTTGACTTAACCAAATATCATAAGAGAAATCGTCAATGGTGCCTTCCTGCACCCATACCGAGTAGTTGAGGGTAGAGATAATATTAGGTAAACAGTATACCTTTTTAGGTAATACTAAAGAAGGATTTTCTATAGTAGTTCCTGCAAAGGGAAACCATCCTTCATGACCATACATTAATCCAGGATAGCCATCAACTGGGATTGAAGGAGTTATTTTCTCGAAATGCGAAAAATTGACATTAACGTATAAAACTCC comes from the Acidianus infernus genome and includes:
- a CDS encoding ABC transporter ATP-binding protein — translated: MIRVENLVKFYGNFQALKGESFTVNDGEIVGFVGLNGAGKTTTIKIATGVLYPTSGDVVIDGYSITKDKKKASENVGWVPELPIFEQDVKALDYFVYIAGYYKIPTNEARSMGKRLFEEVGLSGRENDKLKNYSQGMKKRFALAVSLISNPKNFLFDEVLNGLDPEGIQFFRNLALRLKKEGKAILFSSHILSEVESLADRVVFLHKGKIVKEERMEDLRKLVSTNALRVILNSPSEEALKACKDFGEPTLNNGVIIIQNFKGDLEDVVRALKPYGILDIGYVRQDLESLFFQIIGGNQ
- a CDS encoding ABC transporter permease subunit translates to MNPIIYDFKRSFFRLSVLIFLVVFAVLGIGIGYLVYNASIANLPRSSYYDLNFVGVTFNYNGTVIICGYVFDNQGNPLVATVELLSHTGKVISITQSNSSGFFVIQGSNASCIAVKYSTYQEKANISSSEAYKTISITPQQPFHIIYNITEFYNYKSNSGNILVIITGVKGCVGKLILVSIFKRGILNLTFYNERLKTIGSCTINYSSYITITKLKIKPGTQFISIEGGNAPAFGFRTMLEYYPIPYIEYAINQGVISTSSLFQLFFPIIMIYLAYVLYSKLIDGGAVEFIISRPLTRADFYLTRLTSGLLTGVVTSIIFSLIVGDTFSALVHYFPSFVVSMMIIELVSILSFYYILSFMLSNFIKSASATLGISIALFFIIRIVEGLLPIFLPTNVVNIVGYYVNPTSICSVAMYLSTHLTLAGAPFNLGISIAAQLAWLIGLSLLGYLKFRRMDL
- a CDS encoding 4Fe-4S binding protein — translated: MNNFLLLFGIAFSMLVVMIYVIYEVEKWKSERRVLTALYIEGMMLTMNIGAYLYIAYHCLFYFLIINGAYAFLGLYSILSIKSIRRRGVIYAIFSLFMVISEFFMGSLFVVLQTGKPVTIDSSVENVWFVSVMLAEMSFTFYLSFRKLDKITRNYLLSLLLLMPWFPALFPNVVIPFWASAIIMIGATIMIYETLYNQRLRANQETFTTMELMAIYMLMMLGEFLYFIYSTLVVFDVSMMIAMSWFIFRSLAGPNSIKGNYLRNSKLAFGIIFLTFVMEFFMGGTLDFVEGVFSPGISGFISSLSLPWLPLNNVQGAIWDFIDIVGSVLGSVWFLIMMGIEMGFLAFKKMMEMHVREVRVRMMLMIIAYAIYSIYIPTFSPISSISQYVPYLWSMGIGTIAPVSNSVLVGLIGTYVVYAILSFLFGSRNLCAVTCTAPLMYQGNFYDALKVYNRTSRLGKKTLTSKLSPWYKAIALGVSIFVLASAVISYLNSEGVIHFTVYGVDITLLIYFIWFDIMWYILFISIPFLGTFACVTTGYCYWGVFNQAVSRIGLFRLKVKDPQQCLNCKTVDCANACPVGLTDMRAYFIKNGEFKSMKCIGIGECVNACPYDNIMFYDVRHWLREKFGKSK
- a CDS encoding type II toxin-antitoxin system VapC family toxin, encoding MDVKKTKIVLDSGVILSFLEGEFRDYYEKILNQEIIPYINTVNLTEVYYVLCRKIGKEKAEEIIKSIIKSGYYEIVGVKPKILKYAAECKCIHSISLADCFSIATAKFLKTRALFRREEELAKKSIEEVEFID
- a CDS encoding MFS transporter translates to MRKEEFLLILSSSLSGLIMGSNSIIISLYLLSLGLSALEIGELLSLGVLVGSFISLILSFLGDLYGRKKFVIISRLASTVSFFFLFLGIPIAYIFSLTWGAGGLLFSLLAEKSENLDKSLGLRQSLTILFSVIGSLFPIFIEYKGILLLDVLINLIALLLVLPVREKFKGSKKLKISSVKVVSKFSTEAIIGLGAGLVIPLMSLWFYLKFGVTGAEMSPVFAISELTLAFSSYGSVLLAERLGRVKTIVYTHSLAIVLLFLLPLSPDFLIASLIFVSRNVLMNMTSPVFESFLLRLIPEEERGRANGIVNFMESIPRAIGPSIGGYFFNEGNLILPFFITGFLYSFATILFFIWFKREEHL
- the lrs14 gene encoding HTH-type transcriptional regulator Lrs14, with translation MEVQKLKVKLPSGKEVGLLDALLFCYDISDTDFKVLKELIKNGPKNEDELAAELKLSKASVNRSLNKLLSIGFVQRMKDQSSKGGRPRFIYSAISSDELVNKISRDFEYCAKIFINITPAELK